The following are encoded in a window of Ricinus communis isolate WT05 ecotype wild-type chromosome 4, ASM1957865v1, whole genome shotgun sequence genomic DNA:
- the LOC8288989 gene encoding uncharacterized protein LOC8288989 has product MINGEGPASPDPFDSFTPKTTDDVSPGSLSRYSSCGGESEFERYCSANSVMGTPSFCSSFGPANDRIESEFGSLKSLENFSLGGRLKFDRNSEEHKLSDSLILEDVMTNSGDGEFGLRDGERNFGEPSGIDTRQESFNPVGDGDNGGLCGLGLDFDGSELEEDGSSSRHEHFEDVDDDSMYGCGSDDENRKNIYTHRNIGYNKEEAFENEAQNPLLINSSVAFGSDDWDDFEQEQETMLGGTLVSLTSDQFQEHKEPDFETERGLFKSKSTSSAGLLVVNNVSRDPGGIRQVEGDELSFRNSELKQVEEVRDMPVAICQVQGTHEVARDGRIISTRLSRLEQEDVRDISVACNIVQGAIDTADCWKSCSNSDLCGMELDPFEEKNPMGLEWNILDYSLEREFLCVKSEETIGVDDRKILENQETGDVEVELDPLNEAAKQICSSPTDFFENISAEFVEDSKLDSTQLSHESNRSRSLKITPTSVDLLEEHPAPIKAEKVEVHEFYDEIVNEMEEILLDSSESPGARFPQGNHMSQPQLSLPLRDGGSTASTSGTDDAFSLISRPLRIDRIEVVGAKQKKGDISLSERLVGVKEYTVYRIRVWSGKDHWEVERRYRDFYTLYRRLKSLFTDQGWTLPFPWFSVEKESRKIFGNASPDVVSERSVLIQECLRAIIHSGYFSSPPSALLWFLCPQGSVPSSPASQIPVPWSNRQPEAGNISNLGKTISLIVEIRPYKSMKQLLEAQHYTCVGCHKHFDDGMTLVQDFVQALGWGKPRLCEYTGQLFCSSCHTNETAVLPAKVLHYWDFTPYPVSQLAKSYLDSIYEQPMLCVSAVNPFLFSKIPALHHIMNVRKKIGTMLPYVRCPFRRTINKGLGSRRYLLESNDFFALKDLIDLSKGAFAALPVMVEMVSSKILEHIADQCLICCDVGVPCSARQACDDPSSLIFPFQEGEIERCKSCGSVFHKPCFRKLTSCSCGALIGEDKMVGASNRLSRKASDFLGRSSSSGLSMGLISGLFSRVKPEKEKDHRDDTVILMGSLPSTSI; this is encoded by the exons ATGATCAATGGAGAAGGACCCGCCTCTCCCGATCCATTCGATTCATTTACGCCAAAGACTACCGACGATGTATCGCCTGGATCGCTATCGCGGTACTCCTCCTGCGGAGGAGAATCAGAGTTTGAGAGGTATTGTAGTGCGAACTCGGTCATGGGAACGCCTAGCTTTTGTAGCTCGTTCGGGCCTGCTAATGATCGTATAGAGTCTGAGTTTGGGTCTTTGAAGAGTTTGGAGAATTTTAGTTTGGGAGGTAGGTTAAAGTTTGATAGGAACTCGGAAGAGCATAAACTTTCTGATTCTTTGATTTTGGAAGATGTGATGACAAACAGTGGGGATGGCGAGTTCGGATTGCGTGATGGTGAAAGGAATTTTGGAGAACCTAGTGGAATAGATACTAGGCAAGAGAGTTTTAATCCAGTTGGAGATGGGGATAATGGTGGCTTATGCGGGTTGGGTTTGGATTTTGATGGGAGCGAGCTGGAGGAAGATGGAAGTTCATCTAGGCATGAGCATTTTGAAGATGTCGATGATGATTCTATGTATGGTTGTGGTTCTGATGATGAGAACAGGAAGAATATCTATACTCACAGGAATATAGGGTATAACAAAGAAGAAGCATTTGAGAATGAAGCTCAGAATCCACTGCTTATTAATTCTTCCGTAGCCTTTGGTTCAGATGATTGGGATGATTTTGAGCAGGAGCAGGAGACGATGTTGGGAGGTACTCTTGTTTCTTTGACTTCGGACCAATTTCAGGAGCATAAAGAACCGGATTTTGAAACTGAACGAGGCCTCTTTAAATCCAAATCCACGTCATCTGCAGGGTTACTGGTTGTTAACAATGTGTCCAGGGACCCTGGGGGCATCAGGCAGGTTGAAGGCGATGAACTTAGTTTTCGAAATTCTGAACTCAAGCAAGTTGAAGAAGTGAGAGATATGCCTGTAGCTATTTGTCAGGTCCAGGGAACTCATGAAGTAGCCAGGGATGGTAGAATTATTTCAACCAGATTGTCTAGATTAGAGCAAGAAGATGTAAGAGACATTTCTGTTGCCTGCAATATAGTGCAAGGTGCTATTGATACAGCAGATTGTTGGAAGAGTTGTTCTAATAGTGATTTATGTGGGATGGAGTTGGatccttttgaagaaaaaaatcccaTGGGGTTAGAATGGAACATCTTGGATTACAGTCTGGAAAGGGAGTTTCTGTGTGTGAAATCTGAGGAGACCATTGGTGTTGATGACAggaaaattttagaaaatcaaGAGACTGGGGATGTAGAGGTGGAACTTGATCCCCTTAATGAGGCAGCAAAACAAATTTGTTCTTCTCCAACTGACTTCTTTGAGAATATAAGTGCAGAGTTCGTTGAAGACTCCAAACTGGATTCAACTCAATTGTCACATGAAAGTAACAGGAGCAGATCATTGAAAATTACTCCTACTTCTGTTGATCTTTTGGAAGAGCATCCCGCACCAATTAAG GCAGAAAAAGTTGAGGTTCATGAATTTTATGATGAGATTGTCAATGAAATGGAAGAAATTTTACTTGACTCTAGCGAGTCTCCTGGTGCCAGGTTTCCTCAGGGCAATCACATGTCTCAACCACAGCTATCTCTGCCTTTAAGAGATGGTGGATCTACTGCTTCCACTTCTGGTACGGATGATGCTTTCTCACTAATCTCACGGCCACTGAGAATTGATAGGATCGAAGTAGTTGGTGCCAAGCAGAAGAAAGGAGATATCTCACTTAGTGAAAGATTGGTTGGAGTGAAGGAATATACTGTATACAGAATAAGAGTGTGGAGCGGCAAGGATCACTGGGAGGTTGAGCGTAGGTATCGTGATTTCTATACACTCTATCGCCGGCTGAAATCATTATTTACTGACCAGGGTTGGACTCTTCCTTTTCCCTGGTTCTCTGTAGAAAAGGAATCTAGAAAAATATTTGGGAATGCATCTCCAGATGTTGTTTCTGAGAGAAGTGTTCTTATTCAGGAGTGCCTGCGTGCGATTATCCATTCGGGATATTTTTCAAGCCCCCCAAGTGCATTGCTTTGGTTTTTATGTCCTCAAGGTTCAGTTCCTAGTTCCCCTGCATCACAAATACCTGTGCCTTGGTCTAATAGACAACCTGAAGCTGGAAATATCTCCAATTTAGGGAAAACAATATCACTTATTGTTGAAATTAGGCCTTATAAATCTATGAAACAATTGCTAGAAGCACAACATTATACTTGTGTTGGATGCCACAAACATTTTGATGATGGGATGACACTAGTGCAAGACTTTGTACAAGCACTCGGATGGGGAAAGCCTAGACTCTGCGAATATACTGGTCAGTTATTTTGTTCTTCATGCCATACAAATGAAACTGCAGTTTTGCCAGCAAAGGTTCTACACTATTGGGATTTTACACCATATCCGGTCTCTCAATTGGCCAAGTCATACCTGGATTCCATATATGAGCAG CCCATGCTTTGTGTTAGTGCAGTTAATCCTTTCCTATTCTCAAAAATCCCAGCCCTTCACCATATTATGAATGTCAGGAAGAAAATAGGAACTATGCTTCCATATGTCCGCTGCCCGTTTCGCAGGACCATCAACAAGGGACTTGGATCTCGTAGATATCTTCTTGAAAGCAATGACTTTTTTGCTCTCAAAGACCTTATTGATCTTTCAAAAGGGGCTTTTGCAG CACTGCCTGTGATGGTGGAGATGGTCTCCAGTAAAATTTTGGAGCATATAGCTGATCAATGCCTTATATGCTGTGATGTGGGAGTTCCCTGCAGTGCTCGCCAAGCTTGTGATGATCCATCCTCACTCATTTTCCCTTTTCAG GAAGGTGAGATTGAAAGGTGTAAATCTTGTGGATCTGTATTCCACAAGCCTTGCTTTAGAAAGCTCACAAGCTGTTCTTGCGGGGCACTTATTGGAGAAGACAAGATGGTTGGAGCCTCTAATAGGCTGAGTCGTAAGGCTAGTGACTTCTTGGGAAGAAGTTCAAGTTCTGGTTTGTCTATGGGGTTGATCTCCGGGCTGTTTTCAAGGGTAAAGCCTGAGAAGGAAAAGGATCATAGGGACGACACTGTCATTTTAATGGGTTCTTTGCCTAGCACTAGTATTTGA
- the LOC8288992 gene encoding probable BOI-related E3 ubiquitin-protein ligase 3 isoform X1, whose translation MFGGNNSNSVFPISFGENHFQGEVNAFPQLQLFGENPVGCIGGPINYLGNERTTTIERPAKRGRESEIISEKQKHQISSDGNCCQFEAGQFGIILNPNPVSIGLKLSYEEEEHNASVTCASDNKAAVSPMLAIGISLKAEIDRQQQEFDHQVRLQEDNMRKGMRELGERQTISFLSAIETGIGKKLHEKEVEIQNMNRRNNELVERIKQISTEVQSWQCRAKYNESVVNALKSNLKQVLAQGVIQRKEGCGDSEVDSAASYAYENHWSILEANSVTFKRQMVCRACKTKEASILLLPCRHLCLCKDCAGSVDACPICQILKTAGVEVFTS comes from the exons ATGTTTGGAGGTAATAACAGCAATTCTGTGTTTCCAATTTCCTTTGGAGAAAACCACTTCCAGGGTGAAGTTAATGCATTTCCTCAGCTGCAGTTATTTGGAGAGA ACCCAGTTGGATGCATTGGAGGTCCCATAAATTACTTAGGAAATGAGCGCACAACTACCATTGAGAGGCCTGCTAAAAGAGGAAGGGAGTCGGAAATTATTTCCGAAAAGCAAAAGCATCAAATATCTTCGGATGGTAATTGCTGCCAATTTGAAGCTGGTCAATTTGGAATCATTCTGAATCCTAATCCTGTATCAATTGGACTGAAACTGTCATACGAGGAAGAAGAGCATAACGCTTCTGTCACCTGTGCAAGTGATAATAAGGCAGCTGTCAGTCCTATGTTGGCTATAGGCATCAGTCTTAAGGCTGAGATTGATCGCCAACAACAAGAGTTTGATCACCAAGTCAGACTTCAG GAAGACAATATGAGAAAGGGTATGAGGGAATTGGGAGAAAGACAAACAATTTCTTTCTTAAGTGCCATAGAAACGGGAATTGGCAAGAAGCTACATGAAAAAGAAGTTGAAATACAAAACATGAATCGCAGGAACAATGAACTAGTGGAAAGAATAAAGCAAATCAGCACAGAAGTTCAGTCATGGCAATGTAGAGCAAAGTACAATGAATCTGTAGTTAATGCTTTGAAGAGTAATCTGAAGCAGGTCTTGGCACAGGGTGTCATCCAAAGAAAGGAAGGCTGCGGGGACAGTGAGGTAGATAGCGCAGCCTCTTATGCTTACGAGAACCACTGGAGCATCCTGGAAGCAAATTCAGTAACCTTTAAAAGGCAGATGGTTTGTAGAGCTTGCAAGACAAAGGAAGCCTCTATCCTGTTACTGCCATGCAGACACTTGTGCCTGTGTAAAGATTGTGCAGGGTCCGTAGATGCTTGCCCAATCTGCCAGATTTTGAAAACTGCAGGTGTTGAAGTATTTACATCATAA
- the LOC8288990 gene encoding uncharacterized protein LOC8288990 isoform X1 — translation MFLEIVSEKERSLCSKHTTLFMFSYFLIQRIEAKHLLVVGGSCHTTTLSLLSLIIKRSKCKIREVEVTKMSFITGSTKDTWHPSMTADTTIANYWLNWRFFLCAIWVLISTIIASLLIWKNENFHKVERDCGENKIETEADLYDDETWRPCLKGIHPAWLLAFRVSAFFVLLVLLIVAAFVDGGSIFYYYTQWTFTLVTIYFGIGSFLSMRGCYQHHRRVGGDRVGNVEVDSEQGNCATPAAGESSNASSIGKTSANSNEQLDMRKPAGKWVYVFQIAFQMNAGAVMLTDCVFWFVIVPFLALKDYHLTALVISMHSMNAIFLLGDTALNSLRFPWFRIAYFFIWTIVYVLFQWILHVFVKIWWPYPFLDLSSTYAPLWYFIVAGMHIACYGVFTFIIKLKHTLFSRWFPDSYQCRR, via the exons atgtttctCGAGATTGtaagtgaaaaagaaagaagcttGTGCTCAAAGCACACTACCCTTTTTATGTTTTCCTATTTTCTCATCCAAAGAATAGAAGCAAAGCATCTCCTAGTAGTAGGAGGCTCTTGTCACACCACCACATTGTCTTTGCTTTCCCTT ATCATCAAACGTAGTAAGTGCAAAATCAGAGAAGTAGAAGTGacaaaaatgagttttataaCAGGATCCACCAAAGATACTTGGCATCCATCCATGACTGCTGATACAACCATAGCCAATTACTGGCTAAATTGGAGGTTCTTCCTTTGTGCCATTTGGGTCTTAATTTCTACGATTATTGCATCACTTCTTATATggaaaaatgaaaactttCACAAAGTGGAACGAGATTGTGGAGAGAACAAGATAGAGACAGAAGCAGATTTGTATGACGATGAAACTTGGAGACCATGCCTGAAAGGAATACACCCTGCGTGGTTGCTAGCTTTTAGAGTTTCTGCTTTCTTTGTGCTTTTGGTGCTGTTGATTGTTGCTGCTTTTGTGGATGGAGGCAGCATTTTTTACTACTATACTCA GTGGACTTTTACTTTAGTCACTATCTACTTTGGG ATTGGATCATTTCTCTCAATGCGTGGATGTTACCAACATCACAGAAGAGTAGGTGGGGATAGAGTTGGTAACGTAGAGGTAGATTCAGAGCAAGGAAATTGTGCTACTCCTGCAGCTGGAGAAAGTTCTAATGCCTCTTCCATAGGAAAGACGAGTGCAAACTCCAATGAGCAACTTGACATGCGGAAACCAGCAGGGAAATGGGTTTATGTCTTTCAAATAGCTTTTCAG ATGAATGCAGGGGCTGTTATGCTCACAGATTGTGTATTTTGGTTCGTGATCGTTCCATTTCTTGCACTCAAGGATTACCACCTAACTGCT TTGGTTATAAGTATGCATTCGATGAATGCTATTTTCCTGCTTGGCGATACTGCCTTGAATAGCCTG CGTTTTCCCTGGTTTCGGATTGCATATTTCTTCATATGGACAATAGTATATGTCCTATTTCAGTGGATTCTCCATGTTTTTGTCAAAATCTG GTGGCCTTATCCATTCCTTGACTTGTCATCTACATATGCACCTTTATG GTACTTCATTGTAGCAGGGATGCATATCGCATGCTATGGTGTTTTCACTTTTATTATAAAGCTGAAACACACTCTATTCTCCAGATGGTTCCCTGACTCCTATCAATGCCGAAGGTAG
- the LOC112535715 gene encoding uncharacterized protein LOC112535715, whose product MHSLASSSIKVFTDFNTGRRTCFPVRSSGFDRRIQQHQQLVINLGVSPSYFRNFSNNNSNSCRIVACSVERNGNGGSGASSSSSSGSGSDYNSSSFASRTQTYAFLKQQMEVAAQSEDYEEAARIRDSLRSFEEEEPVLRIRRLLKEAINEERFEDAVRYRDELKEIAPHSLLKCSSDATTLGIRVQVRSVYIDGRSQPSKGQYFFAYRIRITNNSDRPVQLLRRHWIISDANGRAENVWGIGVIGEQPVILPRTGFEYSSACPLSTPSGRMEGDFEMKHIDRVGSSTFNVAIAPFSLSILADESDTF is encoded by the exons ATGCATTCGTTGGCGTCCAGTAGTATTAAAGTGTTTACAGATTTCAATACGGGCAGGAGGACTTGTTTTCCGGTTCGGAGCTCCGGTTTCGATAGAAGAATACAACAACACCAACAGTTGGTGATCAATCTTGGAGTTTCTCCTTCTTATTTTAGgaattttagtaataataatagtaatagttGTCGGATCGTAGCATGTTCCGTTGAGAGAAACGGGAATGGCGGAAGTGGAGCAAGTTCGAGTTCAAGTTCCGGCTCGGGTTCGGATTATAATTCGAGTTCCTTTGCGTCTCGGACTCAAACTTACGCTTTCTTGAAACAGCAAATGGAAGTTGCTGCCCAATCTGag GACTATGAAGAAGCTGCAAGAATTCGTGACTCATTGAGATCTTTTGAAGAAGAGGAACCGGTTCTTCGGATACGTAGGTTGCTCAAAGAGGCCATCAATGAAGAGCGGTTTGAG GATGCAGTCAGATATCGCGACGAACTAAAGGAAATTGCACCACATTCTCTCTTGAAATGTTCAAGTGATGCCACAACCTTG GGGATCAGGGTCCAAGTTAGGAGTGTATACATTGACGGGCGAAGTCAGCCTTCAAAGGGGCAGTACTTCTTTGCATACAGAATAAGAATCACCAATAACTCAGATCGTCCTGTTCAACTTCTTAGAAGACATTGGATTATCTCTGATGCCAATGGAAGAGCTGAAAATGTTTG GGGAATTGGAGTTATAGGTGAACAGCCAGTTATACTTCCTAGGACAGGATTTGAATACTCATCTGCTTGCCCATTATCTACACCCAGTGGCAGAATG GAAGGTGACTTTGAAATGAAACATATTGATAGAGTAGGATCATCGACTTTCAACGTGGCTATTGCACCATTTTCTCTATCAATACTAGCAGATGAAAGTGACACTTTTTGA
- the LOC8288990 gene encoding uncharacterized protein LOC8288990 isoform X2 — MSFITGSTKDTWHPSMTADTTIANYWLNWRFFLCAIWVLISTIIASLLIWKNENFHKVERDCGENKIETEADLYDDETWRPCLKGIHPAWLLAFRVSAFFVLLVLLIVAAFVDGGSIFYYYTQWTFTLVTIYFGIGSFLSMRGCYQHHRRVGGDRVGNVEVDSEQGNCATPAAGESSNASSIGKTSANSNEQLDMRKPAGKWVYVFQIAFQMNAGAVMLTDCVFWFVIVPFLALKDYHLTALVISMHSMNAIFLLGDTALNSLRFPWFRIAYFFIWTIVYVLFQWILHVFVKIWWPYPFLDLSSTYAPLWYFIVAGMHIACYGVFTFIIKLKHTLFSRWFPDSYQCRR; from the exons atgagttttataaCAGGATCCACCAAAGATACTTGGCATCCATCCATGACTGCTGATACAACCATAGCCAATTACTGGCTAAATTGGAGGTTCTTCCTTTGTGCCATTTGGGTCTTAATTTCTACGATTATTGCATCACTTCTTATATggaaaaatgaaaactttCACAAAGTGGAACGAGATTGTGGAGAGAACAAGATAGAGACAGAAGCAGATTTGTATGACGATGAAACTTGGAGACCATGCCTGAAAGGAATACACCCTGCGTGGTTGCTAGCTTTTAGAGTTTCTGCTTTCTTTGTGCTTTTGGTGCTGTTGATTGTTGCTGCTTTTGTGGATGGAGGCAGCATTTTTTACTACTATACTCA GTGGACTTTTACTTTAGTCACTATCTACTTTGGG ATTGGATCATTTCTCTCAATGCGTGGATGTTACCAACATCACAGAAGAGTAGGTGGGGATAGAGTTGGTAACGTAGAGGTAGATTCAGAGCAAGGAAATTGTGCTACTCCTGCAGCTGGAGAAAGTTCTAATGCCTCTTCCATAGGAAAGACGAGTGCAAACTCCAATGAGCAACTTGACATGCGGAAACCAGCAGGGAAATGGGTTTATGTCTTTCAAATAGCTTTTCAG ATGAATGCAGGGGCTGTTATGCTCACAGATTGTGTATTTTGGTTCGTGATCGTTCCATTTCTTGCACTCAAGGATTACCACCTAACTGCT TTGGTTATAAGTATGCATTCGATGAATGCTATTTTCCTGCTTGGCGATACTGCCTTGAATAGCCTG CGTTTTCCCTGGTTTCGGATTGCATATTTCTTCATATGGACAATAGTATATGTCCTATTTCAGTGGATTCTCCATGTTTTTGTCAAAATCTG GTGGCCTTATCCATTCCTTGACTTGTCATCTACATATGCACCTTTATG GTACTTCATTGTAGCAGGGATGCATATCGCATGCTATGGTGTTTTCACTTTTATTATAAAGCTGAAACACACTCTATTCTCCAGATGGTTCCCTGACTCCTATCAATGCCGAAGGTAG
- the LOC8288990 gene encoding uncharacterized protein LOC8288990 isoform X3 — MEGSTKDTWHPSMTADTTIANYWLNWRFFLCAIWVLISTIIASLLIWKNENFHKVERDCGENKIETEADLYDDETWRPCLKGIHPAWLLAFRVSAFFVLLVLLIVAAFVDGGSIFYYYTQWTFTLVTIYFGIGSFLSMRGCYQHHRRVGGDRVGNVEVDSEQGNCATPAAGESSNASSIGKTSANSNEQLDMRKPAGKWVYVFQIAFQMNAGAVMLTDCVFWFVIVPFLALKDYHLTALVISMHSMNAIFLLGDTALNSLRFPWFRIAYFFIWTIVYVLFQWILHVFVKIWWPYPFLDLSSTYAPLWYFIVAGMHIACYGVFTFIIKLKHTLFSRWFPDSYQCRR, encoded by the exons ATGGAAG GATCCACCAAAGATACTTGGCATCCATCCATGACTGCTGATACAACCATAGCCAATTACTGGCTAAATTGGAGGTTCTTCCTTTGTGCCATTTGGGTCTTAATTTCTACGATTATTGCATCACTTCTTATATggaaaaatgaaaactttCACAAAGTGGAACGAGATTGTGGAGAGAACAAGATAGAGACAGAAGCAGATTTGTATGACGATGAAACTTGGAGACCATGCCTGAAAGGAATACACCCTGCGTGGTTGCTAGCTTTTAGAGTTTCTGCTTTCTTTGTGCTTTTGGTGCTGTTGATTGTTGCTGCTTTTGTGGATGGAGGCAGCATTTTTTACTACTATACTCA GTGGACTTTTACTTTAGTCACTATCTACTTTGGG ATTGGATCATTTCTCTCAATGCGTGGATGTTACCAACATCACAGAAGAGTAGGTGGGGATAGAGTTGGTAACGTAGAGGTAGATTCAGAGCAAGGAAATTGTGCTACTCCTGCAGCTGGAGAAAGTTCTAATGCCTCTTCCATAGGAAAGACGAGTGCAAACTCCAATGAGCAACTTGACATGCGGAAACCAGCAGGGAAATGGGTTTATGTCTTTCAAATAGCTTTTCAG ATGAATGCAGGGGCTGTTATGCTCACAGATTGTGTATTTTGGTTCGTGATCGTTCCATTTCTTGCACTCAAGGATTACCACCTAACTGCT TTGGTTATAAGTATGCATTCGATGAATGCTATTTTCCTGCTTGGCGATACTGCCTTGAATAGCCTG CGTTTTCCCTGGTTTCGGATTGCATATTTCTTCATATGGACAATAGTATATGTCCTATTTCAGTGGATTCTCCATGTTTTTGTCAAAATCTG GTGGCCTTATCCATTCCTTGACTTGTCATCTACATATGCACCTTTATG GTACTTCATTGTAGCAGGGATGCATATCGCATGCTATGGTGTTTTCACTTTTATTATAAAGCTGAAACACACTCTATTCTCCAGATGGTTCCCTGACTCCTATCAATGCCGAAGGTAG
- the LOC8288992 gene encoding probable BOI-related E3 ubiquitin-protein ligase 3 isoform X2 — protein sequence MLQSLTDPVGCIGGPINYLGNERTTTIERPAKRGRESEIISEKQKHQISSDGNCCQFEAGQFGIILNPNPVSIGLKLSYEEEEHNASVTCASDNKAAVSPMLAIGISLKAEIDRQQQEFDHQVRLQEDNMRKGMRELGERQTISFLSAIETGIGKKLHEKEVEIQNMNRRNNELVERIKQISTEVQSWQCRAKYNESVVNALKSNLKQVLAQGVIQRKEGCGDSEVDSAASYAYENHWSILEANSVTFKRQMVCRACKTKEASILLLPCRHLCLCKDCAGSVDACPICQILKTAGVEVFTS from the exons ATGCTGCAATCTCTCACAGACCCAGTTGGATGCATTGGAGGTCCCATAAATTACTTAGGAAATGAGCGCACAACTACCATTGAGAGGCCTGCTAAAAGAGGAAGGGAGTCGGAAATTATTTCCGAAAAGCAAAAGCATCAAATATCTTCGGATGGTAATTGCTGCCAATTTGAAGCTGGTCAATTTGGAATCATTCTGAATCCTAATCCTGTATCAATTGGACTGAAACTGTCATACGAGGAAGAAGAGCATAACGCTTCTGTCACCTGTGCAAGTGATAATAAGGCAGCTGTCAGTCCTATGTTGGCTATAGGCATCAGTCTTAAGGCTGAGATTGATCGCCAACAACAAGAGTTTGATCACCAAGTCAGACTTCAG GAAGACAATATGAGAAAGGGTATGAGGGAATTGGGAGAAAGACAAACAATTTCTTTCTTAAGTGCCATAGAAACGGGAATTGGCAAGAAGCTACATGAAAAAGAAGTTGAAATACAAAACATGAATCGCAGGAACAATGAACTAGTGGAAAGAATAAAGCAAATCAGCACAGAAGTTCAGTCATGGCAATGTAGAGCAAAGTACAATGAATCTGTAGTTAATGCTTTGAAGAGTAATCTGAAGCAGGTCTTGGCACAGGGTGTCATCCAAAGAAAGGAAGGCTGCGGGGACAGTGAGGTAGATAGCGCAGCCTCTTATGCTTACGAGAACCACTGGAGCATCCTGGAAGCAAATTCAGTAACCTTTAAAAGGCAGATGGTTTGTAGAGCTTGCAAGACAAAGGAAGCCTCTATCCTGTTACTGCCATGCAGACACTTGTGCCTGTGTAAAGATTGTGCAGGGTCCGTAGATGCTTGCCCAATCTGCCAGATTTTGAAAACTGCAGGTGTTGAAGTATTTACATCATAA
- the LOC8288990 gene encoding uncharacterized protein LOC8288990 isoform X4 has product MTADTTIANYWLNWRFFLCAIWVLISTIIASLLIWKNENFHKVERDCGENKIETEADLYDDETWRPCLKGIHPAWLLAFRVSAFFVLLVLLIVAAFVDGGSIFYYYTQWTFTLVTIYFGIGSFLSMRGCYQHHRRVGGDRVGNVEVDSEQGNCATPAAGESSNASSIGKTSANSNEQLDMRKPAGKWVYVFQIAFQMNAGAVMLTDCVFWFVIVPFLALKDYHLTALVISMHSMNAIFLLGDTALNSLRFPWFRIAYFFIWTIVYVLFQWILHVFVKIWWPYPFLDLSSTYAPLWYFIVAGMHIACYGVFTFIIKLKHTLFSRWFPDSYQCRR; this is encoded by the exons ATGACTGCTGATACAACCATAGCCAATTACTGGCTAAATTGGAGGTTCTTCCTTTGTGCCATTTGGGTCTTAATTTCTACGATTATTGCATCACTTCTTATATggaaaaatgaaaactttCACAAAGTGGAACGAGATTGTGGAGAGAACAAGATAGAGACAGAAGCAGATTTGTATGACGATGAAACTTGGAGACCATGCCTGAAAGGAATACACCCTGCGTGGTTGCTAGCTTTTAGAGTTTCTGCTTTCTTTGTGCTTTTGGTGCTGTTGATTGTTGCTGCTTTTGTGGATGGAGGCAGCATTTTTTACTACTATACTCA GTGGACTTTTACTTTAGTCACTATCTACTTTGGG ATTGGATCATTTCTCTCAATGCGTGGATGTTACCAACATCACAGAAGAGTAGGTGGGGATAGAGTTGGTAACGTAGAGGTAGATTCAGAGCAAGGAAATTGTGCTACTCCTGCAGCTGGAGAAAGTTCTAATGCCTCTTCCATAGGAAAGACGAGTGCAAACTCCAATGAGCAACTTGACATGCGGAAACCAGCAGGGAAATGGGTTTATGTCTTTCAAATAGCTTTTCAG ATGAATGCAGGGGCTGTTATGCTCACAGATTGTGTATTTTGGTTCGTGATCGTTCCATTTCTTGCACTCAAGGATTACCACCTAACTGCT TTGGTTATAAGTATGCATTCGATGAATGCTATTTTCCTGCTTGGCGATACTGCCTTGAATAGCCTG CGTTTTCCCTGGTTTCGGATTGCATATTTCTTCATATGGACAATAGTATATGTCCTATTTCAGTGGATTCTCCATGTTTTTGTCAAAATCTG GTGGCCTTATCCATTCCTTGACTTGTCATCTACATATGCACCTTTATG GTACTTCATTGTAGCAGGGATGCATATCGCATGCTATGGTGTTTTCACTTTTATTATAAAGCTGAAACACACTCTATTCTCCAGATGGTTCCCTGACTCCTATCAATGCCGAAGGTAG